From a region of the Bremerella alba genome:
- a CDS encoding (5-formylfuran-3-yl)methyl phosphate synthase, whose product MQLLVSVRSLEEANLVGGAGVDLIDLKEPHYGSLGATSSEIWQAVVSQWHKRSPVSLALGELSGVCSVDKVPQETHSVKIGLAHCGRTPGWQDKLSAVIEQLPGKVHRVAVHYADAHLAESPSLDDVLNMALQLDCQTFLVDTFDKSAGSVFNHLSTTQLEKLRERLHCEGRQFALAGSLLAHHLPSVVQIQPDIVAVRGAVCHRERTGEIDIKLLRSFREQLRVAFQHKTRKVLSRG is encoded by the coding sequence TCGGTGGCGCAGGGGTCGATCTCATCGATCTGAAGGAACCTCACTATGGCTCGCTGGGAGCAACGTCTTCGGAGATTTGGCAAGCGGTCGTAAGCCAATGGCACAAACGCAGTCCGGTTAGCTTAGCCCTAGGGGAGCTGTCTGGCGTTTGTTCCGTCGACAAAGTGCCGCAGGAGACCCATAGCGTAAAAATCGGCCTGGCCCACTGTGGCCGCACCCCAGGCTGGCAAGACAAGCTATCCGCCGTGATCGAGCAGCTACCCGGGAAGGTCCATCGCGTTGCGGTGCATTACGCCGACGCACACCTGGCAGAATCGCCATCGCTAGACGACGTACTGAATATGGCACTTCAGCTCGATTGCCAAACTTTCTTGGTCGATACTTTCGACAAGTCAGCGGGCTCAGTTTTCAACCATCTGTCCACAACGCAGCTAGAGAAATTGCGTGAGCGGCTGCATTGCGAAGGGCGTCAATTTGCACTCGCGGGATCACTACTTGCACACCATTTACCCTCAGTGGTGCAGATTCAACCAGACATCGTGGCGGTAAGGGGCGCCGTTTGTCATCGAGAGCGAACAGGTGAAATCGATATCAAGTTACTTCGGTCTTTCCGAGAGCAGTTGCGAGTTGCTTTCCAACACAAAACGAGAAAAGTACTTTCTCGCGGTTAG
- a CDS encoding polyhydroxyalkanoic acid system family protein has translation MPGFKVEVPHPLGQEEAASRVKSLLEHLRGRFDGQVKDMQQTWTEEDVMQFSFKTAGLTIKGEMDVQPNSVVVSGDLPFAAMLFKGRIESSIKEELAKCLSEPA, from the coding sequence ATGCCTGGGTTCAAGGTTGAAGTTCCCCATCCCCTTGGTCAAGAAGAAGCCGCAAGTCGCGTCAAAAGCCTGCTCGAGCACTTACGGGGACGTTTCGACGGGCAGGTCAAGGACATGCAACAAACCTGGACCGAAGAAGATGTGATGCAATTCTCGTTCAAGACAGCTGGCCTGACCATCAAAGGCGAGATGGACGTGCAGCCAAATTCGGTGGTCGTGTCCGGCGACTTGCCATTTGCCGCGATGTTGTTCAAAGGCCGCATTGAAAGCTCGATCAAAGAAGAGCTTGCCAAGTGCCTGAGCGAACCGGCCTAG
- a CDS encoding ABC1 kinase family protein, whose translation MPVESIRRTWNYAQLAKDAVKVRWSHDEKAQLAAQKLVADRLGRMRGLPQKMGQMMAFSADPSEQDAFGSLYESADPLPWSAIRPILQTAWDIDPDTLFQEIDPHGKAASLGQVHAATRHDGRKLAIKIQYPGIHNAVMTDLAAIGWLAKPFGNLSDGFNLEGYRHTILEGLKTELDYRQEATAQADFADGPGRSPWVIVPRVEQELSCENILVSEWIDGETWQEVQSQWSPEEKTVLGRRLLFWFLESLFEHGQLHADLHPGNVRFLRTSDGPKIVLYDFGSVYHMNVTERITLLRYIQATRQQSEAPLPFLVALGFRHELLEPIADRLPALSRVLLEPFCVDHPYDTSDWRLSERLNDLLGDERMNFRIAGPPGLLYLLRSFHAMITYLAGLDAKVLWCRALQSHVATHQHAMGQLNLPSLPTQDYKALAKHLKVQVLRDGQLKASVTLAAAAIDRLEKFLDDETLRRIKQERIDLVEIVRDVRRRGYVPGDVFELTDPHREVKVWLE comes from the coding sequence ATGCCAGTCGAGTCGATTCGCCGTACCTGGAACTACGCACAACTTGCCAAAGACGCGGTTAAGGTTCGCTGGTCACACGACGAGAAGGCCCAGCTGGCCGCCCAGAAACTAGTTGCCGATCGCCTGGGAAGAATGCGAGGACTGCCACAGAAGATGGGCCAGATGATGGCCTTCTCTGCCGATCCATCGGAGCAAGATGCCTTCGGTTCTCTCTACGAGTCGGCCGATCCCCTGCCCTGGTCGGCCATACGGCCGATCTTGCAGACCGCGTGGGATATCGACCCCGATACACTATTTCAAGAGATCGACCCCCACGGCAAAGCGGCGTCTCTGGGACAAGTGCATGCGGCCACGAGGCACGATGGTCGAAAACTGGCGATCAAAATTCAATACCCAGGCATTCACAATGCCGTCATGACCGATCTGGCCGCGATTGGCTGGCTGGCCAAGCCGTTCGGAAATCTGTCAGACGGATTTAACCTGGAGGGATATCGCCACACGATCCTGGAAGGGTTAAAGACTGAACTCGATTATCGCCAGGAAGCAACTGCTCAAGCCGATTTTGCTGATGGTCCGGGGCGAAGTCCGTGGGTGATCGTCCCGCGTGTCGAGCAAGAATTGTCGTGCGAAAACATCCTCGTGTCTGAGTGGATCGATGGCGAGACCTGGCAAGAGGTTCAGTCGCAATGGAGTCCTGAAGAGAAGACGGTGCTGGGGCGCCGCTTGCTCTTCTGGTTTCTCGAGAGTCTCTTTGAGCATGGGCAATTGCACGCCGATTTGCATCCTGGCAATGTTCGCTTCCTACGAACGAGCGATGGTCCGAAGATCGTTTTGTACGACTTTGGGTCGGTGTACCACATGAATGTGACCGAGCGGATTACGCTGTTACGATACATCCAGGCCACTCGCCAGCAAAGCGAGGCTCCCCTTCCCTTTCTGGTCGCACTCGGGTTCCGCCACGAACTGCTTGAGCCGATCGCCGATCGTCTGCCAGCTTTGAGCCGTGTGCTGCTAGAGCCCTTCTGCGTCGATCACCCATACGACACAAGCGACTGGCGATTGAGCGAACGGCTGAATGATTTGCTCGGAGACGAACGAATGAACTTTCGTATTGCGGGGCCTCCTGGGCTGCTATACCTGCTTCGCTCGTTCCACGCGATGATCACCTATCTCGCCGGGCTCGATGCCAAGGTGCTTTGGTGCCGCGCACTGCAGTCGCATGTTGCTACGCACCAACACGCGATGGGCCAATTGAACCTGCCGTCCCTACCCACGCAAGATTACAAAGCGTTAGCCAAGCACTTGAAAGTGCAGGTCTTGCGAGACGGTCAATTGAAAGCCAGTGTCACGTTAGCGGCTGCGGCAATCGATCGCCTGGAGAAGTTTCTCGACGACGAGACGTTGCGGCGGATCAAACAAGAACGTATCGACCTGGTCGAAATCGTAAGGGACGTCCGCCGAAGAGGGTACGTCCCGGGAGATGTCTTCGAGTTGACCGACCCTCATCGCGAAGTGAAGGTCTGGCTCGAATAA
- a CDS encoding chemotaxis protein produces MDMITSADSHQLPMLQKVLGAATEEASQAMSVWTGGKISLSLDCVREIPIEMVSQEFDLGMDLLTMVVLTIEGEIGGTMILTFDEENGRRLAASLFKQDVSTESEWSELERSALNETGNILGCAYFNAIARLVNSEFVPSPPIFLQDYGVCVLQQALMEQVQETTDVLICQTTFLQGRETLNWKILFLPDPKMRETLRAST; encoded by the coding sequence ATGGATATGATCACTAGCGCAGATTCCCATCAGCTACCGATGCTCCAGAAAGTACTGGGTGCGGCGACCGAAGAAGCTTCGCAAGCCATGAGCGTCTGGACTGGCGGAAAGATATCGCTGTCCTTAGATTGCGTTCGCGAGATACCAATAGAGATGGTATCTCAAGAGTTTGATCTTGGGATGGACTTGCTGACGATGGTCGTCCTGACGATCGAAGGAGAGATCGGGGGAACGATGATTCTCACCTTCGACGAGGAAAACGGTCGACGCCTGGCGGCATCGCTGTTCAAGCAAGATGTTTCGACTGAATCAGAGTGGTCCGAGCTAGAGCGATCGGCCCTAAATGAAACCGGCAACATCCTTGGCTGTGCTTACTTCAATGCGATTGCTCGCCTAGTGAACAGTGAATTCGTTCCATCTCCTCCGATTTTTCTACAAGACTACGGTGTCTGCGTGCTACAGCAGGCCCTCATGGAGCAGGTTCAAGAGACCACCGACGTGCTGATTTGTCAGACCACTTTCCTGCAAGGCAGAGAAACGTTGAACTGGAAAATCTTGTTCCTGCCAGATCCTAAGATGCGAGAAACGCTCCGCGCGTCCACGTAG
- a CDS encoding chemotaxis protein CheA — MNSDTAMQDDCSDDLLTDFLDESTQLIDRINDRLMELEQWVQDEAGSGIAIDEALLNDMFRSAHSIKGLSAMLGLPRINGLTHNIENVFDAARRGQLTIERNVVGVVYASVDRLSELIDHLRDTQSDDLDCEPQIAAITEVLVAGGALKEQGAQGDVDDAFGSPVPSVETEPKPMTEKEAIMEPASDLPATSPQVDAFDCTEMFADVIDEAEVPAKYMAIFLDESEMSLDEMADLLLESNVSSQIESVRTLMCTSHRIKGSAASIGLNRPAKLAHMMEDVLQRHRDAEKGLDPFLIDALLSCADALRAYLKGLRSGEQVEVDFATCASELLAAEAECESVSEPVESAGEEEPSNEPDMLDPQELLQLAGDHFENDADRLLIAKVQLASSVPLVGLKAQLLCEKLARNGKVLLTSPQRSELDSISELSGIVIGLITKLEDTAIYSLLNVSGVMEVQITQLERDQSVVPKTQEEQKNDLPREAPHVELETDKVAAPPVKQEIAIPKVPEAKVLEAKPVAANVGKPAESSHAKPAETLRVDIERLDQLMNLAGQLVISKARFNQLGENLRDAVPHKQCQQWLDSTDLMCQKLLGETGGGKAKREAKEIGAVYAQVRKIQQNLEAINKEMRRMDAIRSGMTSFFDAVHQLDRVTDGIQKTIMDTRMVPIGPLFGRFRRVVRDISRTNGKEIALEINGEKTELDKRMIDELGDPLIHMVRNSADHGIELPEDRIAAGKGTCGTITLNAFHRGNSIVIQVNDDGRGLSREKIAKKAIEKGLVTQVDLDRMTDQQIYQLIWEPGFSTAEAITEISGRGMGMDIVRAKIESINGVVEVDSKHGEGTVFTIKLPLTMAILPSLMARIDDDLFSIPVESIVEIVCFRRDELRTVHGKETAMVRGRPVSVVELHNTFQWSEPTQRMTSQGDVTMIIIRNDSREVGLVVDGILGEEDVVVKSLAENYQNVEGIAGACVLGNGRVALILDPVAVIDLAIRSQVETTVC; from the coding sequence ATGAACAGCGATACTGCGATGCAAGATGATTGTTCCGACGATTTGTTGACAGATTTCCTCGATGAGTCGACGCAACTGATCGATCGAATCAACGACCGTTTGATGGAATTGGAGCAATGGGTTCAGGATGAAGCCGGCTCCGGCATCGCCATCGACGAGGCATTGCTGAACGACATGTTTCGTTCAGCACACAGCATTAAAGGCCTTTCCGCGATGTTGGGATTGCCTCGTATCAATGGGTTGACGCACAACATCGAGAATGTCTTCGACGCTGCCCGCCGTGGTCAGCTGACCATCGAACGAAATGTGGTCGGTGTTGTCTATGCATCCGTAGATCGCTTGAGTGAATTAATCGACCACCTCCGCGACACGCAATCCGATGATTTGGACTGCGAGCCGCAAATTGCTGCAATCACTGAGGTGCTCGTCGCAGGCGGAGCCCTGAAAGAGCAAGGGGCACAAGGAGACGTCGATGATGCGTTTGGTAGTCCTGTACCCTCTGTGGAAACTGAGCCAAAACCAATGACTGAAAAAGAAGCAATCATGGAACCAGCCTCTGATCTGCCAGCTACTTCGCCGCAAGTTGATGCGTTTGATTGCACGGAAATGTTCGCCGATGTTATCGACGAGGCCGAAGTTCCCGCGAAATATATGGCGATCTTCCTTGACGAGTCCGAGATGTCGCTGGATGAAATGGCCGACTTGTTGCTCGAATCGAATGTTTCATCGCAGATAGAGTCGGTACGCACGCTGATGTGCACATCGCATCGCATTAAAGGTTCAGCGGCTTCCATCGGTCTGAATCGACCTGCCAAGCTGGCTCATATGATGGAAGACGTTTTGCAACGTCACCGAGATGCCGAAAAAGGCTTAGATCCTTTCCTGATCGATGCCCTGCTGAGTTGCGCCGATGCCCTGCGTGCCTACTTAAAAGGTCTTCGAAGTGGCGAGCAGGTGGAAGTTGATTTTGCCACGTGTGCCAGTGAATTGCTTGCTGCGGAAGCCGAATGCGAGTCGGTCAGCGAACCTGTCGAAAGTGCCGGCGAAGAAGAACCGAGTAACGAGCCGGATATGTTAGATCCGCAAGAGCTTCTGCAACTTGCCGGCGACCACTTCGAAAATGATGCCGATCGCTTATTGATTGCAAAAGTTCAGTTGGCGAGCAGCGTCCCCTTAGTCGGTCTCAAGGCCCAACTGCTTTGCGAGAAGTTGGCCCGAAATGGCAAAGTCCTTCTGACGAGTCCTCAGAGGAGCGAGCTTGATTCCATCAGCGAGCTATCAGGAATCGTAATCGGCCTGATTACAAAACTAGAAGACACAGCGATTTATAGTCTGTTGAACGTTTCTGGTGTCATGGAAGTTCAGATAACGCAACTCGAACGCGACCAAAGCGTTGTTCCTAAGACGCAAGAAGAGCAGAAGAACGATTTGCCGAGGGAAGCTCCGCATGTTGAATTGGAAACGGATAAGGTCGCTGCACCGCCTGTGAAGCAGGAGATTGCGATCCCCAAGGTGCCGGAAGCCAAGGTCCTTGAAGCCAAGCCGGTTGCGGCAAACGTTGGCAAGCCTGCAGAATCATCCCATGCCAAGCCAGCTGAAACACTGCGAGTCGATATCGAACGACTTGATCAGTTAATGAACCTGGCCGGACAATTGGTAATTAGCAAAGCCCGTTTCAATCAGTTGGGCGAAAACCTGCGAGATGCCGTCCCGCATAAACAATGTCAGCAGTGGCTCGATTCCACCGACCTCATGTGCCAAAAGTTGCTGGGGGAAACGGGTGGTGGCAAAGCGAAAAGGGAAGCCAAGGAGATCGGAGCAGTCTATGCTCAGGTTCGGAAGATTCAGCAGAATCTTGAAGCTATCAATAAAGAGATGCGACGAATGGATGCCATTCGTTCGGGAATGACCAGCTTCTTTGATGCCGTTCACCAGTTAGACCGCGTTACCGATGGCATTCAGAAGACGATCATGGATACGAGAATGGTCCCGATCGGTCCTTTGTTTGGGCGTTTTCGCCGTGTGGTGCGAGACATTTCACGAACCAACGGCAAAGAGATCGCGCTTGAAATTAACGGGGAGAAGACCGAACTCGATAAACGCATGATCGATGAGTTAGGAGACCCGCTGATTCACATGGTTCGCAACTCGGCCGATCACGGCATTGAATTGCCGGAAGATCGAATCGCCGCCGGGAAAGGGACCTGTGGCACCATCACGCTCAATGCATTTCATCGCGGCAACAGTATCGTCATTCAAGTGAACGATGACGGCCGCGGATTGAGCCGAGAAAAAATTGCCAAAAAGGCTATCGAGAAAGGTCTCGTCACGCAGGTAGATCTCGACCGCATGACCGACCAACAGATCTACCAGTTAATCTGGGAGCCAGGCTTTAGTACTGCCGAGGCGATCACCGAGATTTCTGGCCGAGGCATGGGGATGGATATCGTCCGTGCCAAGATCGAATCGATCAATGGGGTCGTCGAAGTCGATAGCAAGCATGGCGAAGGAACCGTCTTTACCATTAAGCTGCCGTTGACCATGGCAATTTTGCCGAGCCTGATGGCTCGAATTGATGACGATCTGTTTTCGATTCCTGTCGAATCGATCGTGGAGATTGTTTGCTTCCGACGCGATGAACTACGAACGGTTCATGGCAAAGAAACGGCTATGGTTCGTGGACGACCCGTTTCTGTGGTTGAACTGCACAATACGTTCCAATGGAGCGAGCCAACTCAGCGGATGACTTCGCAAGGGGATGTCACCATGATCATTATCCGCAATGACAGCCGAGAGGTAGGGCTAGTTGTGGATGGAATCTTGGGTGAAGAGGATGTCGTCGTGAAGTCGCTTGCCGAGAACTATCAGAACGTCGAAGGCATTGCCGGCGCTTGTGTGCTGGGCAATGGCCGTGTCGCTCTTATCCTCGATCCGGTTGCGGTCATTGATTTGGCCATCCGCAGCCAGGTGGAAACAACTGTTTGTTAG
- a CDS encoding CheR family methyltransferase: protein MSSLTATAQVTDDQMRRYAKMIYDVAGIEISPAKKQLLSNRIRRRLKESGITDFEQYYNFLKKLPISHAEWDGFLQEVTTHETYLFRDDSNWNWLRGTFLPEFQKTGKNALRIWSAACSTGDEAYSIATCIADGLRNPAAWRVQILGTDIGVGAVQDAQEAKFNERAMRLVPDALKRRYFSQLGGATIWEPNAKLRSMTKFRQHNLLDRLAEPSFDLVFLKNVLIYFNADSKKRVMHNVEQVMKPGSYLVAGAAEGIGDLMGGFDRIHPWLYLRK, encoded by the coding sequence ATGAGCTCACTAACCGCCACCGCACAGGTCACCGACGATCAGATGCGGCGTTATGCAAAAATGATCTACGATGTAGCCGGGATCGAAATTTCGCCGGCGAAGAAACAATTACTTTCCAACCGCATTCGCCGTCGGTTGAAAGAGTCGGGAATCACCGATTTCGAGCAGTACTACAACTTTCTGAAGAAACTTCCTATCTCGCACGCCGAGTGGGATGGGTTTCTGCAGGAAGTAACGACGCACGAGACGTACCTTTTTCGCGACGATTCCAACTGGAATTGGCTTCGCGGAACGTTTTTGCCCGAGTTTCAAAAGACGGGCAAAAATGCACTGCGTATCTGGTCGGCCGCTTGTAGTACCGGTGACGAAGCCTATTCGATCGCAACATGTATTGCTGATGGCCTTCGGAATCCTGCCGCTTGGCGGGTGCAGATACTGGGAACCGATATTGGTGTCGGAGCGGTGCAGGATGCCCAAGAAGCGAAATTCAACGAACGCGCGATGCGTTTGGTACCGGACGCCTTGAAGCGTCGGTATTTCAGCCAGCTAGGCGGAGCAACGATCTGGGAGCCCAATGCGAAGCTCCGGTCGATGACGAAATTCCGGCAACATAATCTGCTGGATCGACTTGCAGAGCCGTCGTTTGATCTCGTGTTTTTGAAGAACGTATTGATCTACTTCAATGCCGATTCTAAGAAACGCGTCATGCACAATGTGGAACAAGTAATGAAGCCAGGCAGCTATTTAGTCGCCGGTGCAGCCGAAGGAATCGGCGATCTGATGGGTGGATTCGACCGAATTCATCCCTGGCTTTATCTGCGGAAATAG
- a CDS encoding methyl-accepting chemotaxis protein, with amino-acid sequence MTTNKTSQSTENVQNLRNELSVAKAMSDNSPINIMMADKDLTITYVNPASLDTLRSLAAHIPCKPEAVIGQSIDIFHKDPAYQRRILSNPQNLPVRTNIELGDQTADLLVSATYDESGEYLGPMVTWEVVTEKLRLEVSAAEKTAIVENAPVNILLADLNGTITYMNPASEKTLRSIEHVLPTPVSKIVGASYDIFHKNPAHQRRILADASNLPVNTEIEIEGEYLDLQASAIYDKDGNYTGPMIAWSLITEQVKAKQAEEERTAREREEQAELRRNVDQILAVVQAASEGDLTQRVDLNRDDAIGQLAEGIDRMIADLRDIISQVVDSGMQFAEGASVIAENSQNLAQGAQTQSASVEEMSASIEQLTRSIDSVKDNAGGANRMAGDTSTMAEEGGNAVQKSIEAMELIKTSSEQISEIIQVISEIASQTNLLALNAAIEAARAGEHGLGFAVVADEVRKLAERSSEAAKEISSLIKESTQRVQDGSTLSAQTGAALEKIIAGVSATADKISEIATATVEQAQNANEVAGAIQQVSGVTEQSAAASEEMASSSEELGAQATMLRELVSRFRI; translated from the coding sequence ATGACCACTAATAAAACATCTCAGTCGACCGAAAACGTCCAAAACCTTCGCAACGAACTTTCGGTAGCGAAGGCCATGAGCGACAACTCGCCCATCAATATCATGATGGCCGATAAGGACCTGACGATCACCTACGTCAATCCTGCCAGCTTGGACACGCTGCGTTCACTCGCTGCTCATATTCCCTGTAAGCCGGAAGCAGTCATCGGCCAGTCGATCGACATCTTCCACAAGGATCCGGCCTACCAGCGTCGCATTCTCAGCAACCCACAAAATCTGCCGGTTCGCACCAACATTGAACTCGGCGATCAAACTGCCGACTTGCTGGTTTCGGCTACCTACGACGAATCGGGCGAGTACCTTGGCCCGATGGTTACCTGGGAAGTCGTTACCGAAAAACTGCGCTTGGAAGTTTCGGCCGCAGAAAAGACCGCAATCGTCGAAAACGCTCCGGTCAATATCTTACTGGCCGATTTGAACGGCACGATCACTTACATGAACCCGGCCTCGGAAAAAACATTGCGTAGCATCGAGCACGTCTTGCCGACTCCAGTTAGCAAGATCGTTGGCGCTTCGTACGACATCTTCCACAAAAACCCAGCTCATCAGCGTCGTATCTTGGCCGATGCAAGCAATCTGCCGGTAAACACGGAAATTGAAATCGAGGGCGAATACCTCGACCTGCAAGCCAGTGCGATCTACGACAAGGATGGTAACTATACCGGTCCGATGATTGCCTGGTCGCTGATCACCGAACAGGTCAAAGCCAAACAGGCCGAAGAGGAACGAACCGCACGCGAACGCGAAGAACAAGCTGAATTGCGACGCAACGTCGATCAAATTCTGGCTGTTGTTCAAGCCGCTTCCGAAGGCGACTTGACGCAACGAGTCGACTTGAACCGTGATGATGCAATCGGCCAACTGGCCGAAGGGATTGATCGTATGATCGCTGACCTGCGGGACATCATCAGCCAGGTCGTCGATAGCGGTATGCAGTTCGCTGAAGGTGCTTCGGTGATCGCCGAGAACTCGCAGAACCTGGCCCAGGGTGCTCAAACCCAAAGTGCTTCCGTCGAAGAAATGAGTGCTTCGATAGAACAGCTGACCCGCAGCATCGACTCGGTTAAAGACAATGCAGGTGGAGCCAATCGTATGGCCGGCGATACCAGCACGATGGCTGAAGAAGGTGGCAACGCCGTTCAGAAGTCAATCGAAGCCATGGAGTTGATCAAGACTTCTTCGGAACAGATCAGTGAAATTATTCAGGTGATCTCGGAAATCGCCAGCCAGACCAACCTGTTGGCACTCAATGCAGCGATCGAAGCTGCTCGTGCCGGCGAGCATGGACTGGGATTCGCTGTCGTAGCCGACGAGGTTCGTAAGCTGGCCGAGCGTTCGAGTGAAGCCGCTAAGGAAATTTCCTCGCTGATTAAAGAGTCGACCCAGCGAGTCCAAGATGGTTCCACTCTGAGTGCCCAAACTGGTGCTGCTCTGGAAAAGATCATCGCCGGTGTCAGTGCGACGGCCGACAAGATCTCGGAAATCGCGACCGCGACCGTCGAACAAGCTCAGAACGCCAACGAAGTTGCTGGAGCAATTCAGCAGGTTTCCGGCGTCACCGAGCAATCGGCAGCCGCTTCGGAAGAGATGGCGTCGAGCAGCGAAGAATTGGGTGCTCAAGCCACCATGCTTCGCGAATTGGTCAGCCGCTTCCGTATCTAA
- a CDS encoding chemotaxis protein CheW: MTTEDLKSEERSNHESQRREGLNSMQLVSFQLAKEEYGIEITRVQEIILMGEITRVPQTPGYIKGLINLRNTVIPIVDLRLRFGLQEQNSTDETRIMVMNVGGKTVGIIVDAVSEVLRISKDQISSPPPTVAGLGREYLTGLVKLDKRLLILLDIDKILGKAEVEQLETRIG, from the coding sequence GTGACAACTGAAGATCTTAAGTCGGAAGAGCGTTCGAACCACGAGTCGCAGCGTCGCGAGGGGCTTAATTCCATGCAACTGGTCAGTTTTCAATTGGCCAAGGAGGAGTATGGAATCGAGATCACCCGCGTTCAGGAAATCATCCTGATGGGTGAGATTACCCGCGTGCCTCAGACCCCAGGCTATATCAAGGGCCTGATCAATCTCCGCAATACGGTCATTCCGATTGTGGACTTGCGATTGCGGTTCGGGCTTCAAGAACAAAATTCCACTGACGAGACCCGCATCATGGTCATGAATGTCGGTGGCAAGACGGTCGGCATTATTGTCGACGCAGTCAGCGAAGTCCTCCGCATCTCGAAGGACCAAATTTCTTCTCCGCCCCCGACCGTGGCCGGCCTCGGTCGTGAGTACCTCACAGGTTTAGTAAAGCTCGATAAACGACTTCTGATCTTGCTCGACATCGACAAGATCTTGGGTAAAGCAGAAGTCGAGCAACTCGAAACGCGTATCGGCTAA
- a CDS encoding response regulator, which yields MSTRVLVADDSSTMRKIILRSLQAVGVPNAVEAADGEEAVKMFKPGEFDLVLTDWNMPGKSGLEVIQEIRKIDPDVKIMMVTTEAEKSRVMEAIQAGVSDYLVKPFTADTLREKLEKHGC from the coding sequence ATGTCTACACGCGTACTTGTTGCCGACGACTCCAGCACCATGCGAAAGATCATTCTCCGTTCCCTTCAAGCTGTTGGCGTTCCGAACGCTGTCGAAGCTGCGGACGGGGAAGAAGCTGTCAAGATGTTTAAGCCAGGCGAGTTCGATCTCGTGCTGACTGACTGGAACATGCCCGGTAAAAGCGGCTTAGAAGTGATTCAAGAGATCCGCAAGATTGATCCCGACGTGAAAATCATGATGGTCACGACCGAAGCAGAAAAGTCGCGCGTCATGGAAGCAATTCAGGCCGGTGTTTCTGACTACCTGGTCAAGCCATTCACAGCCGATACGCTTCGCGAAAAGCTAGAAAAGCACGGTTGCTAA
- a CDS encoding STN domain-containing protein, translating into MRPSSLSLTQLLIGVLTAQVLLLGTQVHAQETIDWRTEADLDKQLQLTFDLTWEEVPLRDGLMRLGQTQRVAIFLDRRVDPDQTMKMAFTNERLELGLQRIAAQLGIGMARVGDVIYLGPTDTASRLPTVAELQAQFAKSSGYPKAVKLLDRKKYRWPKLSTPEAILTEVATHHGLRWSNLDAVIKHDLWPAVDFPPLKTTEYLSIVLAGYHASYRFNKTDDGVELQLVSIPDDLSLTRVHQYAGNHDEAIEKIQHLFPEIKVQSDGKRQLAVTGPQQVQEQIAKLLRGSTARNTVVMPGEKRYTLNVEQLPLGPVLNALEQQLGMKFDVPDGVKEALTQRVSFSVKTVGMTGLLDAVFKGTDFTYEIREDKIVVSKKP; encoded by the coding sequence ATGCGACCGTCATCGCTCAGTCTTACCCAGCTTCTCATTGGAGTCTTGACAGCCCAAGTTTTGCTATTAGGAACCCAGGTTCATGCGCAAGAGACTATCGATTGGCGAACCGAGGCCGATCTCGATAAACAGCTCCAATTGACGTTTGACTTAACATGGGAGGAAGTCCCTCTTCGAGATGGTCTGATGCGCCTCGGTCAAACGCAGCGGGTAGCCATTTTCCTGGATCGCCGCGTCGATCCCGATCAGACAATGAAGATGGCATTTACCAACGAGCGTCTAGAGCTTGGCCTGCAGCGCATCGCCGCCCAGCTTGGCATCGGCATGGCACGTGTCGGAGACGTGATTTATCTCGGCCCGACAGATACGGCCAGTCGCTTGCCGACAGTGGCCGAACTGCAGGCACAGTTTGCCAAGTCGAGTGGATATCCGAAAGCGGTCAAACTGCTCGACCGAAAGAAATATCGCTGGCCCAAACTATCGACACCGGAAGCAATTTTGACGGAGGTAGCCACCCATCACGGTTTGCGCTGGAGCAATCTGGATGCGGTCATCAAACACGACCTATGGCCAGCGGTCGACTTTCCGCCGCTCAAGACTACCGAGTATCTTTCCATCGTTTTGGCTGGCTACCACGCATCGTACCGTTTCAACAAAACCGATGACGGCGTTGAGCTGCAACTGGTTTCCATTCCAGACGACCTCTCGCTCACGCGTGTGCATCAGTATGCAGGCAACCATGACGAGGCCATCGAGAAGATCCAGCATCTCTTTCCGGAAATCAAAGTGCAGTCCGACGGCAAGCGTCAGTTGGCTGTGACAGGCCCGCAGCAGGTTCAAGAGCAGATCGCCAAATTACTGCGAGGTAGCACAGCACGCAATACCGTGGTTATGCCAGGTGAGAAGCGTTACACACTGAACGTCGAACAACTTCCCTTGGGCCCGGTTCTTAACGCGTTAGAGCAACAATTGGGCATGAAGTTTGATGTGCCCGATGGTGTGAAGGAAGCGTTGACTCAGCGAGTCTCGTTCAGTGTGAAAACCGTCGGCATGACAGGGCTGCTGGATGCGGTCTTCAAAGGTACTGATTTCACCTACGAGATTCGGGAGGACAAAATCGTCGTCTCGAAGAAGCCATAG